From one Gimesia sp. genomic stretch:
- a CDS encoding glycosyltransferase family 2 protein, which translates to MNAASEIQTTKDTARKPVTDVLISVVLPVFNEESVLTELQQAVEDALQTVGSQYEIIFVNDGSSDKSGQILDELAELNPRVRVLHFAKNFGHQAAVQAGLLHASGDAIVIMDSDLQDSPTAIVEFVETWQAGYDVVYAIRTKRKENRLKRWAFQTFHKLLNKISHTPIPRDAGNFGLIDRKVAIQIAQLNDRDRYFPGLRSWVGYRQTGIQVERMARYDDNPRVSFVQLCRLAKTAIFSFSFLPLTIFYLIAALSTLVCLALISFVLYHKLFTGLAIPGWASTTITASFFGALNALGIGILGEYVTRIYDQVRARPMYIVGTKTNFANPEIEAPLLTSQNQPQPETAPVSRHLDPEYSGQR; encoded by the coding sequence ATGAACGCAGCCAGTGAGATCCAGACCACGAAAGATACTGCCCGCAAGCCGGTCACTGACGTACTGATTTCAGTCGTACTTCCTGTGTTCAATGAAGAAAGCGTCCTTACGGAACTCCAGCAGGCAGTTGAGGATGCTCTGCAAACTGTAGGCAGCCAGTATGAAATCATCTTCGTCAATGATGGTTCCTCTGACAAAAGCGGGCAGATACTCGATGAGTTAGCTGAGCTCAATCCCCGGGTAAGGGTATTGCACTTTGCTAAAAATTTCGGTCATCAGGCCGCCGTGCAGGCGGGGCTGTTGCACGCGTCCGGCGATGCCATCGTGATCATGGACTCCGATCTGCAGGACAGCCCGACCGCGATCGTGGAATTCGTGGAAACCTGGCAGGCTGGTTATGACGTCGTTTACGCCATTCGAACCAAACGCAAAGAAAACCGTCTCAAACGCTGGGCATTCCAGACTTTTCATAAACTACTAAATAAAATCTCCCATACGCCTATCCCCCGTGATGCCGGTAATTTTGGTTTGATTGATCGCAAAGTTGCGATTCAAATCGCACAACTCAATGACCGTGACCGGTATTTTCCTGGTCTGCGCTCGTGGGTTGGATACCGACAGACCGGAATCCAGGTTGAGCGTATGGCACGGTATGATGACAACCCCCGTGTTTCTTTCGTACAACTCTGTCGACTGGCCAAGACGGCAATTTTCTCATTCTCATTCCTGCCTCTGACCATCTTCTACCTGATTGCTGCCCTTTCCACTCTGGTCTGTCTCGCTCTGATCTCATTTGTGCTCTACCACAAACTCTTTACCGGGCTGGCGATTCCAGGCTGGGCATCGACCACCATTACCGCCTCGTTCTTTGGTGCCCTGAATGCCCTGGGAATCGGTATTTTGGGCGAATATGTGACTCGTATCTATGACCAGGTCCGGGCGCGGCCCATGTATATCGTCGGTACCAAGACGAATTTTGCCAACCCGGAAATTGAGGCACCTTTATTGACCAGTCAGAATCAGCCGCAGCCAGAGACAGCACCTGTTTCCCGGCACTTGGATCCTGAATATTCCGGACAGCGCTGA
- a CDS encoding PQQ-binding-like beta-propeller repeat protein — protein MKKYWTSSFLFLFLTLIGVPSPTFSNEPAVSGQGSSSFLETFLPRLNTKQGICVVLGPLPNQQESELNRLIEQTQFQIYFQSSDAAQLAEVRKLADQRGCLGSRLFADAGTNNAIALASNLADVVLVPVPLKNDQTRAEILRVLRPQGTAYHSEGELTKPIPTGNDDWTHPYHRPDNNPQSEDQNARAPYRTQFLADPKFSPMPEVSVAAGGKVFKAFGHIAHKQNQNAILNTLMCINAFNGTILWKRPLPEGFMIHRNTMIGTPDALYIADDKSCKIIDSETGKIRDEIVIDQKFSDGPVWKWMGMQDGVLYALVGNKEVKVDTQKSARRGLGHWPWDMWKGHDYSDPKNAFGFGRTFVAIDLSNKQILWHFKDQDYIDSRGVCMKNGRIFYYCPDKFLACLETKKGKQMWKNNDPKLLASIGSNQRAQHYVTGYATTTYLKCSDDYLFFAGPQRLHLVSASAADGYLMWEKEHGNLQLVLRKDGIYAAGPKETGMKLDYATGDVLAALPTRRACTRATGSVDSIFFRTRGGTVRLETATDSAQHIAPMRPPCQDGVIVSNGLLYWGPWMCGCELSLYGHICLGPEQNSSTPAADTPPRLTRYTDQLETVEPLSASEQDWTAFRGDARQSSSTEVDIPPKTKQAWTTKVVSNALPTAPVVAGDMIFVGDRNGAISAFDLEGKPVWKRYTGGAIYYPPTIAQDRLFVGSADGRVYAYAARTGEPLWSFRVAPTVRWIPVYGKLISTWPVSGGVVVHDNTVYAAAGIAHFDGTHLVALDPVSGELKRENNTSGVLSPTVNSGISLQGSLYIADDELRFLAGGVYELARYDLKTLKCLNTPRSEVTSQYRTAFYPYYPEYGKYLSIEHTLADRRELVHDASYEGSVFTNLTLKEALPPGAPKEKKEVARWLSMRARRTGQAIKRKNLWEDQQQRRFTSFIVSPQTLLTAGHPDQQPEKPFLTAIDIGEGTDLWSHPLPALAVKGGTAIDSQGRIFVTLEDGQLCCFTPE, from the coding sequence ATGAAGAAATACTGGACTTCAAGTTTCCTGTTCCTCTTTCTGACGTTGATCGGAGTACCGTCTCCCACCTTTTCGAATGAACCCGCAGTCAGCGGGCAGGGTAGTTCATCATTCCTGGAAACCTTTCTCCCCAGATTGAACACGAAACAGGGTATCTGCGTTGTACTGGGACCGCTCCCGAATCAACAGGAATCGGAGCTCAATCGACTGATTGAGCAAACTCAATTTCAGATCTATTTCCAGTCTTCTGATGCAGCGCAACTGGCTGAAGTCCGCAAGCTGGCAGATCAACGGGGTTGTCTGGGAAGTCGCCTGTTTGCAGATGCAGGAACAAATAATGCAATTGCCCTTGCCAGTAATCTGGCCGATGTCGTCCTGGTACCAGTCCCCCTTAAGAATGATCAGACTCGTGCAGAAATTCTCCGGGTCCTGCGTCCACAGGGAACCGCTTATCATTCTGAGGGAGAACTCACCAAACCGATTCCAACCGGCAACGATGACTGGACTCATCCCTATCATCGTCCCGACAACAATCCTCAATCAGAAGATCAGAATGCGCGGGCTCCCTACCGTACTCAGTTTCTGGCCGATCCTAAATTTTCCCCCATGCCCGAAGTTTCGGTCGCAGCAGGGGGGAAAGTATTCAAAGCGTTCGGACATATCGCACACAAACAGAATCAGAATGCCATTCTGAATACTTTAATGTGTATCAATGCCTTTAACGGCACGATCCTCTGGAAACGTCCACTCCCTGAGGGCTTTATGATTCACCGTAACACGATGATTGGCACCCCCGATGCACTTTACATAGCCGATGATAAGTCCTGCAAAATCATTGACAGTGAAACCGGCAAGATCAGAGACGAAATCGTGATCGATCAGAAGTTCTCTGATGGACCGGTCTGGAAATGGATGGGCATGCAGGATGGCGTGCTGTATGCACTGGTCGGAAATAAAGAAGTCAAAGTCGATACCCAGAAATCTGCACGGCGTGGACTGGGGCACTGGCCCTGGGACATGTGGAAGGGCCATGATTATTCCGATCCGAAAAATGCATTCGGCTTCGGCAGAACCTTCGTGGCGATCGATCTCAGCAACAAACAGATCCTCTGGCACTTCAAAGACCAGGACTATATCGACAGCCGGGGAGTCTGTATGAAAAACGGACGCATTTTCTACTACTGCCCAGATAAATTCCTGGCATGCCTGGAAACCAAAAAGGGCAAACAAATGTGGAAAAACAACGATCCCAAGCTTCTGGCTTCTATCGGATCCAACCAGCGCGCTCAACACTATGTAACTGGATACGCTACCACCACCTATCTGAAATGCAGCGATGATTACTTGTTTTTTGCTGGTCCACAACGGCTGCATCTGGTATCCGCCTCTGCAGCCGATGGTTACCTGATGTGGGAAAAAGAACATGGAAATCTGCAACTGGTGCTCAGAAAGGATGGTATCTATGCAGCCGGCCCTAAAGAGACAGGAATGAAGCTGGACTACGCAACGGGTGACGTCCTCGCGGCACTCCCCACCCGCCGGGCCTGTACCCGGGCGACCGGTAGCGTCGACAGTATCTTTTTCCGCACCAGAGGCGGCACTGTCCGACTGGAAACGGCGACCGATTCAGCGCAACATATCGCTCCAATGCGGCCTCCCTGTCAGGATGGCGTGATCGTCTCGAACGGACTACTCTACTGGGGCCCCTGGATGTGTGGTTGCGAACTTTCGCTGTATGGTCACATCTGTCTGGGCCCGGAACAGAATTCATCTACTCCCGCCGCAGATACTCCCCCGCGCCTTACCCGATACACGGATCAGTTGGAAACAGTTGAACCACTTTCAGCGAGTGAACAGGACTGGACCGCTTTTCGTGGTGATGCCCGGCAATCTTCCAGCACCGAGGTCGATATCCCACCTAAAACAAAACAGGCATGGACCACGAAAGTTGTCAGTAACGCTCTCCCTACAGCCCCGGTTGTAGCAGGGGACATGATTTTTGTTGGAGACCGCAATGGAGCGATCTCTGCTTTCGACCTGGAGGGGAAACCGGTCTGGAAACGCTATACCGGCGGAGCGATCTACTATCCTCCCACAATCGCGCAGGACCGCCTGTTTGTGGGCTCAGCTGACGGACGCGTCTATGCGTATGCGGCCAGAACAGGCGAACCACTCTGGTCATTTCGTGTGGCTCCTACTGTCCGCTGGATCCCGGTATACGGTAAGCTGATCTCGACGTGGCCCGTTTCCGGTGGAGTCGTCGTCCACGATAACACCGTGTACGCAGCAGCGGGTATCGCTCACTTTGACGGCACACACCTGGTTGCCCTGGATCCTGTCTCTGGAGAACTCAAGCGTGAAAACAATACCTCGGGAGTTCTGTCCCCCACGGTCAACAGTGGCATCAGCCTGCAGGGAAGTCTATATATAGCTGACGATGAACTCCGTTTCCTGGCCGGAGGCGTTTATGAGCTTGCACGTTATGACCTCAAAACCCTTAAGTGCCTCAACACGCCGCGTTCCGAGGTCACCTCTCAATACCGTACCGCCTTTTATCCCTACTATCCTGAATACGGCAAATATCTGTCGATTGAACATACCCTCGCCGACCGCAGGGAACTCGTGCATGATGCCAGTTACGAAGGCAGCGTGTTTACCAACCTGACGCTCAAGGAAGCGTTGCCTCCCGGAGCCCCGAAAGAGAAAAAAGAGGTCGCCCGCTGGTTGAGTATGCGGGCACGCAGAACGGGACAGGCAATCAAACGCAAAAACCTCTGGGAAGATCAGCAGCAGCGGCGTTTCACCAGTTTCATTGTGTCTCCCCAGACACTGCTGACAGCCGGACATCCCGATCAACAACCAGAGAAGCCGTTTCTCACCGCCATTGACATCGGAGAGGGAACCGATCTCTGGTCTCATCCGCTGCCAGCACTGGCTGTGAAAGGGGGGACCGCCATCGATTCCCAGGGCCGCATTTTCGTCACACTGGAGGACGGCCAGCTCTGTTGTTTCACTCCGGAATAA